GCGGCGATGGCGTTGGGCGAACGGCCGATCATCGTCACGTCGACCGCGCGGCCTTGGGTGTGCATCGAACTGCGCGCGGCGGTTTTTTCGACGCGGCGGATCTGGTTCTGCGAGCGTACGGTGCGATAGGCGGAAAGGATGCGCCAAGGTTCGTCGGCATCGAGCCGGTTGCCGACGCGCCATAGCGCGTCGAGCAACGGCACGTTGATGCGCGCATGCGCGCCCGTGCGATGGTCGCGCAAAATGCGCGCGATCGCTTTGCCGGCCGCGTCGTCGATCTTGCCGTCGCGCCAATAGACGCCGTTCCAGGATTCGTTCGTATTGACGTTGACGAACGACAATCCGCGCGTCACGGGCAAACGCGCGGGCGCCGCTTCGGCGATGGCAGGCAAGAACGTCAATGCGGCGAAAGCGGCACCGATACCAGCGAGTGCGGTACGACGCGGAACGACGGACTCGCCGCAAAACGAGCAGTCGCAACCCGTATCGTCGTTGTCCGCCGGATCGAAGCAAGCGAAGCGCATATCGACTGTCTAGGGGGCGGACGCCCCGCAACGCCATACGGAAGCACACTTATTCGCCGCGCCCCGGGACCGGCCGGGTTGCTTATGGGCGCCCGCGCGCCTAGAGCCTATTTCGAGCGAATGAAATCGCCTGCGCCGCTGGGATTTTGCGACGCAGGTAGGAGAAGGGCGCCGCGCGTAGTGGTTCTACGCGCAAGTCCTTCGACGCCCCTGCGGCGCAAAAGAACGCGGCCCGAATGGGTTGGGTTCCGGCGGGCGCCCGCTTTGTTGCAGCCCTCGCCGATAGAACCACTATCGGCTTCGGACCGCGCCGCGCGGATCGCACACGCCGGAATCCCAACGCAGGCGGTTCCATCTGCTCGAAATAGGCTCTAGCTTTGCGCGATGGAATCTCAGGCGCGCATTTTGCGACTTACCGGCTTGTCCGGGCCGGGGTGGAGCGGGGCGGCTGCGCGGTTCGCCGTCTTCGTCGCGCTCTATGTCGCGTCCGATTGGATCAGCAATATCGATCCGCAAACGCCGTTCGGCTTCACCTTGTGGAATCCGCCGGCAGCACTGGCGCTGTTCTTGGGGCTGGTTTGGCGCTGGCGCGCTTTGCCGGCCATCGCGATCTCCGCGGCGCTGTCGGGGATTATGATTCGCGGCTACGCGCTCGACCTGCATTCGGCCTGGGTGACGCCGGCGGTGCTGTCCTTCGGCTATGCGGCGCTGGGCAACGCGCTCGCTTCGCGCCGCGACGCCGCCGCCCCGTTCGCCGAGCCGATGTCGGCACTCGCCTTCATGCTGCTGGCGATTTTCGGGGCGGGCGCCATCGCGGTCTTGCATGTCGGCGTGTTCGCAGCACTCGGCTTTCTCGATCCGTCGCTGCTGCTCGCCCTGTCGACGCGATCGTGGATCGGCGACGCGACCGGCATCGCGGTCATGCTGCCCGTGCTGGTGCAGTTCGGCGCCGTGCGCGCGGAGGAGGGCTGGCGCGATATCGCGACGGCCGATACGTTCGGCGCGATCGCGGCGGCGGCCACACTCGCGGGCATGGCAATATTGGGACCGGGAGCGACGACCAATCTCGCCTATCTGGTCATTCTGCCGGTCGTCTGGGTCGCGGTGCGGCGCGGCTTGTCGGCGACGCTCGCCACGCTGTTCGCGATCCAATGCGCGATCATTCTGTTCATCGTGCAGGACGAAGCGGCCGACACGGCGTTCTCGGAATTCCAGGTGCTGATCGTCGTCGTCGCGATGACGGGCCTGATCCTGGGCACGGCGGTCGGGCATATCCGGCGCTCCGCCGACGATCTGGCGCGCGCGCGCGCCGAGGGCGATCGTTTGGCGCGGTTGACGGCGGTCGGCGCGCTCGGCTCGGCCATCGCGCATGAATTGAGCCAGCCGCTTTTCGCGATCCGCACGGCCAGCCACGTGTTGATGCGCGGGCTGGAGCGCGACGGCGGAACGGGCGAAATGCTGCGCGCCGCGCGCACGATCGAAAGTCAGATCGAGCAGGCGAGTGCCCGCATTCGCGCCTTGCGCGCCGAGTTCCAAAGTGCCGGTCCGATGCCCAGCGTTTTCGATCTGGTCGTCGCGGCGCGTCAGGCGGCGCGCATCGTCGATGGCGGCGCGGCCATGGCGCGCGGCCAATTGACGGTCGAGGATTCGCCGCCGGTGCGCGTGCGCGCCGACCGCGCGCATGTCGCCTATATCCTCGACAATCTGTTCCGCAACGCGCTGGCGGCGATCCGCGCGCGCGGGGCCGGCGGGCGCGTGCGCGTCGTGTTCGGCGCCGCCGATGACATCGTTCGAGTCGAAGTCGTCGATAACGGTGTGGGCATTTCCGACGATCTCGCCGGGCGGTTGTTCGAACCGATGGTCACCGGCCGCCACGACGGCGTGGGGCTGGGCTTGTTCATCGGCCGCACGCTCGCCGAACTCAACGACGGCGCCTTGTCGCACCGGGCGACGAATGGCGGCGGCGCTACGTTCGTATTGGAACTTCCCGCGGGTGCAAACGCATGACCGACAATCCCCCCATCCCCTCGCATGTCGCCATCGTCGACGACGATCCCGCTTTGCGCGACACGCTGACGATGCTGTTCGAATCATCGGGGTATCGCGTCAGCACGCTCGATTCCGTGGAAGCGCTGCTCGACAATCCGGAAGCGCTGGGCGCCGCCTGCCTGGTGCTCGACCATACTTTGCCGGGCAAACAGGGAATCGACGCGCTGGAAACCTTGCGCGAACGCGGGCCCTTGCCGGCGATCGTGGTTTTGACCGGTTTCGGGACGATTCCGCTGGCCGTGCGCGCGGTACGCAGCGGCGCTTTTGAATTCCTGGAAAAGCCGGTCGAGCCCGATGTGCTGCTCGACGTCGTTGCCCGCGCGGTAAGCCATTCGCAGGCGCGCGGCGAGGCGGCGGCCGTGGAGGCCGAGGCGCGCGAACGTCTTGCCGGGTTGACGCCGCGCGAGCGCGAAGTGCTGGCCCATATGCTGGGGGGTGCTCCCAGCAAGGCGATCGCGGCGAAGCTGGATATCAGCCCGCGTACAGTTGAAATCCATCGCGGCCGGGTGATGGATAAGCTCGGCTGCCGGGGTCCCGTGGAGCTGTTCCGGCGCTATGCCGACCTAATCTCCACGGAGGTGTAGGTAGACACTCGTATTGCGGGAATGGCCCCGATCGGCGGAAGTGCATACCCAGACGACACACCACTGGCCTGGGAAAGCGAACATGCTCTATCTGAACCGCCGTGCTCTCGCGGCCATCGATGCCCTGATCGTTCTCGCCCGCGCTCCCGCGCCGGGCCGGATGCAACGTTCCGAAATTCAGGCCCGTTTGGGGCTCACGGACCGCTCGTTCGAAAGCGCGCTGTTCGAACTCGTGAAGGCGGGCATGGTCGAATCGCGCCGTGGCGTGGGCGGCGGTTACCGCCTGTCGCGCCCGGTCGAGGAACTGACCGTCATGTCCGTGCTGCAAGCGCTGGGCGAAACCGGCCGTCCCGCGACCGAAGGCGGCGAGACGCCCGAACCCGCCGCCGGCGTTCCGGCGATCCGCCGCTTGCAACGCGACTTCTGGAACGGCGTCGAGGCGAAGGTCGTCGATATGCTGTCGCGCACCACGCTGGGCGATATCCTGGAAAACGAGGATGCGTTGACGCAAGACACCGCGTCGGAATCGGCCGAACAGCAACGCGTGCGCGAGCACGCGGATGCGATTCAGGGCGCTTAAAGCACGTCCTTGCCGCCCAGCCGGGCGGCGAGCGCGGCCGAAAGTCCGTCGCTCGCGATAGCCGGTACCGCGCCCATCGCGGTGCCGGCTTTCGCTTTTTGAGGGCTGGGCGCTTTTTGAAGCGCGCGCAGCGACGCCTCCAGCGGATCGACGATCGCGATCTTCGTGCGCGCGCGAATGGGTGCGGCCAGACCGGCAAGCCCCGCACCGCCTAGGATCACGCATTCGGCACCGTCTTTCGCGGCACTATCCTCGATCGCTTCGACCAGCGATGCGATCGCCATATCCGGATCGGCCGCGATTTCCGCCCCCGACGGCGCCACGGTGCGGATCCCCGCCAGGGTTTTATCCTTGCCGGATGCCGCCAGAATCTCTCGCAATATGCCGTCCCACAACGCGCCGCCGGTGACGATCGCGTAGCGCTTGCCGCCGGTCGCGTCGACCGCCGCATCGAGCATGCCGACGACCGGTTTGGCCGATAGCTCGCGAAGAGCACCGAGCCCCGGATCGCCGAAACAGGCGAGCAGCGTGGCGTCGGTTTGCGCGTCGTGCTTGGCCCAAGCATCCAGCGCGGCATGCGCGGCGATCGCGTAGCCCGCGCGCGTGACGATGTATTTGGCGCCGAAGGTGCTCGTCGCGGGCACGATCTCGACGCCCGGTGCGGCGAGTTTGCGCGCCTCGCGCGCGACAAGCTCGGTGATCGCCGGCGTCGTATTCGGATTCAGCAGCAGGATGCGCATGTCGTCCCGTCAGGGCATGATCTCGCCGCCATTGGGATGCAGCAGCTGGCCGCAGAAATAGCGCGATTCCGCCGAAGCCAGAAACACGAAGCTGGGCGTCATGTCGCCGGGCGTGCCCAGGCGCTTCAACGGCAGGGCGGCGGCGTGGTCGCGCTTGGCCTTCTCGGGCAGCGGGTCGAAGCCGGTATCGACCAAGCCGGGCGATACGCCGTTCACCAGAATGCCGAACGGCGCCATTTCCTTCGCCAAGGCGCGGGTGAATCCGATCAAACCGGCCTTGGCGGCGGAATAGGCCGTGTAGTTCCCGCGCCCGATATAGCCGAGCTGCGAGCACACGGTGATGATCCGCCCCGATTTGCGCGGCTTCATCGCTTTGGCCGCCGCACGCCCGCACAGGAACGCGCCGCGCATGTGAACGGCGATCATGCGGTCCCAATCGGCGACCGACATCTTGTCGATCGGCTGCGATTTTTGGATGCCGGCGTTGTTGACCAGCACGTCCAGGCGGCCGAAATACTTCTTATGCGCGGCGAACAGCGCATCGACCTGTTTTTCGTCGGTCACGTCGGCGCGTACGGCAATGGCCTTGCGGCCCAGTTTGACGATGGCCTTGACGGTCGCTTCGGCGGCGCGCGGATTGTCGAACCAGGCGATCGTCACGTCCGCGCCCTCGCGCGCATAGGCCAGGGCGACGGCGCGCCCGATCCCCGTATTGCCGCCGGTCACCAGCGTCTTCAACCCCGTCAAACGACCCATTGCGCGTACTCCTTCACGAAAGGGGAAGATATCAGCAAAAACGGGGCCGGTTTTCATCCCCCTTGCGGGGTATCGCGTTCCTCGGCACTTTGGCCGCAACTCATTCCAAGGGGCTTCGATGCCATGCGCCTGCTGTTGATCAACGCGAATACGTCCGATTTCGTCACCTCGAAGGTCCGCGCGGCGGCGCAGGCTTGCGCCTCGCCGGGCACGACGATCGAAGCGGTGACCGGCACATTCGGCGGCCGCGTGATCGGCTCGCGCACCGAAAACGCGATCGGCGAGCATTCGGCCGTCGATCTGGCGGCGAAACACGCAGCCGGTATGGACGGCGTGCTGATCGCCGTGTCCTACGATACGGGTGCGAAGGCGCTGCGCGAGATGCTGGATGTGCCCGTCCTTGGCATGACCGAAGCCGCGTTGCATGCCGCGACGATTTTGGGCGGGCGCGTGGGCATGATCGTATTCGGGCCGCGCGTGCTGGGGCTTTATCGCGACGTGATCGACGCGACCGGCCTTGCGGGCAAGGTCGGCGGCTGGCGCGCGATCGACAACTCGAAACCCTATGCGCCCGGCGATCAGACCGAGGTCGAAGACCAAATCGTCGCCGCCTGCGACGATCTAATCGCCAAGGATTGGGTCGAATCGATCGTGCTGACCGGGGCGGTGATGGCGGGGGTGCCCGCGCGTATCCAGCATCGCGTCGCCGTGCCCGTGCTCGATGGTATTACGACCGGCGTGCCGATGCTCGAAGCCTTCGTGAAGTTCAAACCCGCCAAGCCGCGCACCGGCAGCTTCGCGCCGATCACGGGGCGCGAGGCGGTGAATGTCGATCCGGCGCTGATCGCCAAGCTGAAGGGCTGAACGTTTGATCGTCGTTTTCGGTTCGATCAATATCGATTTTCTGCTGCGCGTCGCGCGTTTGCCGGGCGAAGGCGAAACCGTCGGGGGGCAGGATGTCGCCTTGGCGCCGGGCGGGAAGGGGGCGAACCAAGCGCTTGCCGCGCGCAAGGCGGGGGCTTCGGTAAAGCTCGTCGGCGCGGCCGGCGGCGACGCTTTCGCCGATCTGGCGCTCGCCAATCTCGTCGCCTCCGGCGTCGATCTGTCGGGCTTGAGCCGCGTCACGCGGCCGACCGGGGCGGCGTTCATCACCATCGACGATGCCGGCCGCAATCACATCGTGCTGTCGCCGGGCGCCAATCAGGATGCGAAGGCGGCCGACTTCGTGCCCGTCGCAAGCGGGATTCTATTGGTTCAGCGCGAATTGCCCGAAGGCGAAACGCTGGCGGCGCTGCGCAAAGCTAAAGATGCGGGCATGACGACGATCGTCAACGCGGCACCCTCGGCCGGGTTTACGGCGGAGATGCGCGACCTCGCCGACATCGTCATCGCCAACGAGCACGAGATCGCCGATGTCGCGGGCCGCGTCGATACGCCCGAAGCGCTTGCCGTCGAGCTTGCCAAGACCGGCAAGTCGATCGTGCTCACACTCGGCGCCGAAGGGGCGCTCGCCGCCAAGGGCGGTCAGGTTTGGCGCGCCCCCGCCAGCAAGGTGAACGTGGTTGATACGACCGGGGCGGGCGACACGTTCTGCGGCGCTTTCGCGGCGGCCTTGGACGAGGGCAAGGATATCGGTGCGGCCTTGGCTTTCGCCGCCGCCGCCGGATCGCTCGCCTGCACGGGGCTGGGGGCGCAGAGCGCCACGCCCGATCGCGCCGCTATTTTGAAAGCGTGATCTGGTGGCGATAGATGCCGGCGGGCGCTACGCCGATCGCGCCGTGCTTGGCCAGCGCCTCTGGCGATAGAACGCCGCGCACGGTCGCGGCGAATTCCGGCATATCGCCCCAGCCTTCGACCAGCAGCGCCACGCGCGGCCGGTCGTTGGAAACGCCGCGCGCTTTCTCCTCCGCGTTCACTTCGCCGCTCGCCGCCTCGTCGGCGACGATGGCGGAAAGCGCCGCGATACCCGGCATCGTCATCAGCTTGTCAAATAACGGGGTGAGCGAGGCGACATGCGCCGCTTCGCCGCCGGGCTTGGTGTTGTAGCGCAATGTCGCCAGCAAGCCGCCATCGGCCGCCCCGCGATTGACCGCCACGCCGCACAGCGATCGCGCGACATTGCGGAAATGCTGGACGGCTTTCAGCGTCCAGGGTGTCGGCGAATTCAAACGCGCGCGATAATCGGGCCCAGCGACAACGCCCGCGTCGCGCGTTTCGTAGATGTTGAAAAAGCCGAGATCGGCGTCCAACGCCACAAAGCGCCGCCCACGCACGAAGCCGGGGATCGCGACACGCTCGGGCATATGCTCGCCGCCGTGCCAAGCGTAGAAATCCGCGAGACCATCGGGAACGATATCGTGCCAGATCGCGACCGCGCCGTTGCCTTGCAAACTCATCCGATCAGTCCTTGTTGGCGGCACAGGGCCGCGATTTCGGCGCGCTCGGCGTCGGAAATGCCGAGCTGCGGTTCGCGCACCGCCGCACTGGGGAAGATGCCCTGCAAGCGCAGCACTTCCTTCATGCGCGGGCGAAAATCGCGGATCGGGGCGCGCCAGCAATAGCGTGCGATGGGGCCAAGCTTGTCCCAAATCGTCTGCGCTTTGGCGAGATCGCGGTCGCGGCAGGCATGGATCATCGTCCGGAGTTCGGCGGTCGCCGTGCCCGCGAAGCCGATCAACGCGCCGTCGCAGCCCATCAACTGGGCTTCGAAGATGAACGTGTCGCTGCCGGTCAGCACGCCGATCTTGCGCGGCAGCTTGGCGACGGCCTCGACCGCCTGAATCGTCTGCGTCGCATCGAAGGAGGATTCCTTCATCGCGATCAGTTGCGGGATTTCCGCCATCGCCTGAAGAATGTCCGGCGTGTAATCCGGGCCCCAACCCCGCGGGAACTGGAAGCAGATGATCGGCAATCCCGCCGCATCGGCGATCGCGCGGTGATAGCGCACGATCATGTCGGCGGGGACCGGCGCCCCCGAGAAGGTCGGGAAGGCCGGGAACACCGCGAAGCCTTCCGCGCCGTTCTTGGCGAGCTTCTCGGCCTTTTTGGCCGCTGCCTTGGTCGAGCCGCCGCCGGCCCCCGACAGGAAGGGCACGCGCTTGGCGATGGCCCGCGAACAGAGTCGCGCGACTTCGTAGATTTCGTCGTCGTCGAGCGAGACGACTTCCGACGCGTCCATATTCATGACGATCGCGTCGGGCTTCTGGCCCGCGATCCAATCCATGTAGCGCTCAAGAGTCGCCCAGTCGATCGACTGGTCGTCTTTCATCGGCAGAAACGGTGCCGCGATGAGGCCGGAGAAGGGCCGGGGGAGCATGATGCGGGACCTCAATATTGGATGACGCCGCGGCGCATGAAGCACTCAGTGATTTCTTCGCAGTATTCCGAGAACTTCGCGCTGGCGATGATTTCCTTGTTGCGGGGGCGCGGCAGATCGATGTCGATGATGCGGTCGATCTTGCCGGGGCGCGGCGTCATGACGATCACGCGATCGGCCAGCGCCACGGCTTCCGAAATCCCGTGCGTCACGAACAGCGTCGTGTGGCGCCGGTCGAGCCAGAGTTTTTC
This genomic interval from Alphaproteobacteria bacterium contains the following:
- a CDS encoding aspartate/glutamate racemase family protein, with protein sequence MRILLLNPNTTPAITELVAREARKLAAPGVEIVPATSTFGAKYIVTRAGYAIAAHAALDAWAKHDAQTDATLLACFGDPGLGALRELSAKPVVGMLDAAVDATGGKRYAIVTGGALWDGILREILAASGKDKTLAGIRTVAPSGAEIAADPDMAIASLVEAIEDSAAKDGAECVILGGAGLAGLAAPIRARTKIAIVDPLEASLRALQKAPSPQKAKAGTAMGAVPAIASDGLSAALAARLGGKDVL
- a CDS encoding MASE1 domain-containing protein, which translates into the protein MESQARILRLTGLSGPGWSGAAARFAVFVALYVASDWISNIDPQTPFGFTLWNPPAALALFLGLVWRWRALPAIAISAALSGIMIRGYALDLHSAWVTPAVLSFGYAALGNALASRRDAAAPFAEPMSALAFMLLAIFGAGAIAVLHVGVFAALGFLDPSLLLALSTRSWIGDATGIAVMLPVLVQFGAVRAEEGWRDIATADTFGAIAAAATLAGMAILGPGATTNLAYLVILPVVWVAVRRGLSATLATLFAIQCAIILFIVQDEAADTAFSEFQVLIVVVAMTGLILGTAVGHIRRSADDLARARAEGDRLARLTAVGALGSAIAHELSQPLFAIRTASHVLMRGLERDGGTGEMLRAARTIESQIEQASARIRALRAEFQSAGPMPSVFDLVVAARQAARIVDGGAAMARGQLTVEDSPPVRVRADRAHVAYILDNLFRNALAAIRARGAGGRVRVVFGAADDIVRVEVVDNGVGISDDLAGRLFEPMVTGRHDGVGLGLFIGRTLAELNDGALSHRATNGGGATFVLELPAGANA
- a CDS encoding ribokinase — translated: MIVVFGSINIDFLLRVARLPGEGETVGGQDVALAPGGKGANQALAARKAGASVKLVGAAGGDAFADLALANLVASGVDLSGLSRVTRPTGAAFITIDDAGRNHIVLSPGANQDAKAADFVPVASGILLVQRELPEGETLAALRKAKDAGMTTIVNAAPSAGFTAEMRDLADIVIANEHEIADVAGRVDTPEALAVELAKTGKSIVLTLGAEGALAAKGGQVWRAPASKVNVVDTTGAGDTFCGAFAAALDEGKDIGAALAFAAAAGSLACTGLGAQSATPDRAAILKA
- a CDS encoding dihydrodipicolinate synthase family protein — translated: MLPRPFSGLIAAPFLPMKDDQSIDWATLERYMDWIAGQKPDAIVMNMDASEVVSLDDDEIYEVARLCSRAIAKRVPFLSGAGGGSTKAAAKKAEKLAKNGAEGFAVFPAFPTFSGAPVPADMIVRYHRAIADAAGLPIICFQFPRGWGPDYTPDILQAMAEIPQLIAMKESSFDATQTIQAVEAVAKLPRKIGVLTGSDTFIFEAQLMGCDGALIGFAGTATAELRTMIHACRDRDLAKAQTIWDKLGPIARYCWRAPIRDFRPRMKEVLRLQGIFPSAAVREPQLGISDAERAEIAALCRQQGLIG
- a CDS encoding Rrf2 family transcriptional regulator encodes the protein MLYLNRRALAAIDALIVLARAPAPGRMQRSEIQARLGLTDRSFESALFELVKAGMVESRRGVGGGYRLSRPVEELTVMSVLQALGETGRPATEGGETPEPAAGVPAIRRLQRDFWNGVEAKVVDMLSRTTLGDILENEDALTQDTASESAEQQRVREHADAIQGA
- a CDS encoding 3-oxoacyl-ACP reductase FabG, with protein sequence MGRLTGLKTLVTGGNTGIGRAVALAYAREGADVTIAWFDNPRAAEATVKAIVKLGRKAIAVRADVTDEKQVDALFAAHKKYFGRLDVLVNNAGIQKSQPIDKMSVADWDRMIAVHMRGAFLCGRAAAKAMKPRKSGRIITVCSQLGYIGRGNYTAYSAAKAGLIGFTRALAKEMAPFGILVNGVSPGLVDTGFDPLPEKAKRDHAAALPLKRLGTPGDMTPSFVFLASAESRYFCGQLLHPNGGEIMP
- a CDS encoding hydantoin racemase → MRLLLINANTSDFVTSKVRAAAQACASPGTTIEAVTGTFGGRVIGSRTENAIGEHSAVDLAAKHAAGMDGVLIAVSYDTGAKALREMLDVPVLGMTEAALHAATILGGRVGMIVFGPRVLGLYRDVIDATGLAGKVGGWRAIDNSKPYAPGDQTEVEDQIVAACDDLIAKDWVESIVLTGAVMAGVPARIQHRVAVPVLDGITTGVPMLEAFVKFKPAKPRTGSFAPITGREAVNVDPALIAKLKG
- a CDS encoding response regulator transcription factor gives rise to the protein MTDNPPIPSHVAIVDDDPALRDTLTMLFESSGYRVSTLDSVEALLDNPEALGAACLVLDHTLPGKQGIDALETLRERGPLPAIVVLTGFGTIPLAVRAVRSGAFEFLEKPVEPDVLLDVVARAVSHSQARGEAAAVEAEARERLAGLTPREREVLAHMLGGAPSKAIAAKLDISPRTVEIHRGRVMDKLGCRGPVELFRRYADLISTEV
- a CDS encoding DUF882 domain-containing protein — its product is MRFACFDPADNDDTGCDCSFCGESVVPRRTALAGIGAAFAALTFLPAIAEAAPARLPVTRGLSFVNVNTNESWNGVYWRDGKIDDAAGKAIARILRDHRTGAHARINVPLLDALWRVGNRLDADEPWRILSAYRTVRSQNQIRRVEKTAARSSMHTQGRAVDVTMIGRSPNAIAAAARREKIGGIGNYGKRGFVHLDTGPYRTWRR